A window of Argopecten irradians isolate NY chromosome 1, Ai_NY, whole genome shotgun sequence contains these coding sequences:
- the LOC138310868 gene encoding uncharacterized protein, with protein sequence MKLRLSRYLKRHTLLLLTCAIILLFFLFEFPPKFQKDITDEVNDSLRSSAEVIAKAKKSVSSKLEMNMYEDPNFVPDFTEDLDLVKLSEWGYKPKNTWHQHFQNLFRKYNMNWTRNSYSDLKCDEQFKETIDENMEVISKYPLNVPEKYLKDLSLDELGIEELSKPELNPRKYPVFVTAASSNHYKESQGMIKTYHKLLKIHPDLKLIYFDIGLTDGEITELKKYCKCEVRKYESEKYPPHCANKGGFAWKPIIIQTVLQEYDLVMWMDSSVRYEGTPLDEVSLRTRQRGIQAMHGAGAVCERTTKKSFDYLREKPCLFNLPEVEATWIVISRNRFTLEYIMKPWVSCGLSYNCMDFKNSRFHKMCIGFSKVHLCHRFDQSILGIIINRLFHGQRRVVEFDVAPILHIERGVKSDYFETLKRQKG encoded by the coding sequence ATGAAACTTCGGCTGAGTCGATACCTTAAAAGACACACACTATTATTATTAACATGTGCTATAATTTTGCTGTTTTTCCTGTTCGAGTTTCCGCCGAAATTTCAGAAGGATATTACTGATGAGGTAAATGATAGTTTAAGATCTAGCGCTGAGGTAATTGCAAAAGCAAAGAAGTCTGTATCGTCGAAACTAGAGATGAACATGTACGAGGATCCAAACTTTGTGCCCGACTTCACCGAGGACTTGGATCTTGTAAAACTATCTGAATGGGGATATAAACCCAAAAACACGTGGCACCAACATTTCCAGAATCTGTTTCGAAAGTACAACATGAACTGGACAAGAAACAGTTACTCTGACTTAAAGTGTGATGAACAATTCAAAGAGACCATTGATGAAAACATGGAAGTTATTTCAAAGTATCCCTTGAACGTACCTGAGAAATACTTGAAAGATTTATCATTGGATGAACTGGGTATTGAGGAATTATCTAAACCCGAATTGAATCCGCGCAAATACCCCGTTTTTGTAACTGCCGCGTCCTCAAACCATTATAAAGAATCTCAAGGAATGATAAAAACGTACCACAAACTCCTCAAGATCCATCCTGATCTCAAATTAATATACTTCGATATTGGTTTGACAGACGGCGAAATAACAGAATTAAAAAAGTATTGTAAATGTGAAGTAAGAAAGTATGAGTCTGAAAAATATCCACCTCATTGTGCTAACAAGGGCGGATTCGCTTGGAAGCCTATCATCATACAAACAGTTCTACAGGAGTATGATCTTGTTATGTGGATGGATTCTTCTGTCCGGTACGAGGGTACCCCGCTGGATGAAGTAAGTCTTCGTACCAGACAAAGAGGCATTCAGGCAATGCACGGAGCGGGTGCTGTTTGTGAAAGGACAACTAAGAAAAGTTTCGACTATCTCAGAGAAAAACCTTGTTTGTTTAATCTGCCGGAAGTTGAAGCTACTTGGATTGTTATCAGCAGAAATAGATTTACACTGGAGTACATAATGAAACCCTGGGTTTCTTGTGGCCTCTCGTATAACTGCATGGACTTTAAAAATAGTCGGTTCCATAAGATGTGTATTGGATTTTCCAAAGTTCATTTGTGCCACAGATTTGATCAATCAATATTAGGCATCATAATCAACAGACTGTTCCATGGACAAAGACGAGTAGTTGAATTTGATGTAGCACCTATACTTCATATCGAACGGGGTGTAAAATCAGATTATTTTGAAACTCTGAAAAGGCAGAAAGGATGA
- the LOC138310876 gene encoding uncharacterized protein, with the protein MKIRLSRYLKRHTLLLLTCGIILLFFLFEFPPKFQKDITDEVNDSLRSSAEVIAKAKKSVSSKLEMNMYEDPNFVPDFTEDLDLVKLSEWGYKPKNTWHQHFQNLFRKYNMNWTRNSYSDIKCDEQFKETLDENMEVISKYPLNVPEKYLKDLSLDELGIEELSKPELNPRKYPVFVTAASSNHYKESQGMIKTYHKLLKIHPDLKLIYFDIGLTDAEITELKKYCKCEVRKYESEKYPPHCANKGGFAWKPIIIQTVLQEYDLVMWMDSSVLYEGTPLDEVSLRTRQRGIQAMHGAGAVCERTTKKSFDYLREKPCLFNLPEVEATWIVISRNRFTLEYVMKPWVSCGLSYNCMEFKNSQLYKGCMGFSKFHKCHRFDQSILGIIINRLFHEQRRVVEFDVAPILHLKRYSTYDYFEALKKQEV; encoded by the coding sequence atgaaaattcggCTGAGTCGATACCTTAAAAGACACACACTATTATTATTAACATGTGGTATAATTTTGCTGTTTTTCCTGTTCGAGTTTCCGCCGAAATTTCAGAAGGATATTACTGATGAGGTAAATGATAGTTTAAGATCTAGCGCTGAGGTAATTGCTAAAGCAAAGAAGTCTGTATCGTCGAAACTAGAGATGAACATGTACGAGGATCCAAACTTTGTGCCCGACTTCACCGAGGACTTGGATCTTGTAAAACTATCTGAATGGGGATATAAACCCAAAAACACGTGGCACCAACATTTCCAGAATCTGTTTCGAAAGTACAACATGAACTGGACAAGAAACAGTTACTCTGACATAAAGTGTGATGAACAATTCAAAGAGACTCTTGATGAAAACATGGAAGTTATTTCAAAGTATCCCTTGAACGTACCTGAGAAATACTTGAAAGATTTATCATTGGATGAACTGGGTATTGAGGAATTATCTAAACCCGAATTGAATCCGCGCAAATACCCCGTTTTTGTGACTGCCGCGTCCTCAAACCATTATAAAGAATCTCAAGGAATGATAAAAACGTACCACAAACTCCTCAAGATCCATCCTGATCTCAAATTAATATACTTCGATATTGGTTTGACAGACGCCGAAATAACAGAATTAAAAAAGTATTGTAAATGTGAAGTGAGAAAGTATGAATCTGAAAAATATCCACCTCATTGTGCTAACAAGGGCGGATTCGCTTGGAAGCCTATCATCATACAAACAGTTCTACAGGAGTATGATCTTGTTATGTGGATGGATTCTTCTGTCCTGTACGAGGGTACCCCGCTGGATGAAGTAAGTCTTCGTACCAGACAAAGAGGCATTCAGGCAATGCACGGAGCGGGTGCTGTTTGTGAAAGAACAACTAAGAAAAGTTTCGACTATCTCAGAGAAAAGCCTTGTTTGTTTAATCTGCCGGAAGTTGAAGCTACTTGGATTGTTATCAGCAGAAATAGATTTACACTGGAGTACGTAATGAAACCCTGGGTTTCTTGTGGCCTCTCGTATAACTGTATGGAGTTTAAGAATAGTCAGCTCTATAAAGGGTGTATGGGATTTTCCAAATTCCATAAATGTCACAGATTTGATCAATCAATATTGGGTATCATAATCAACAGACTGTTCCATGAACAGCGACGAGTAGTTGAATTTGATGTGGCACCAATACTTCATCTCAAACGATATTCGACATATGATTATTTTGAAGCTCTTAAAAAGCAAGAAGTTTGA